In Thermocrinis sp., the genomic window GAAGACTACATTACCGGAAGGTTTGGCTAAGCCTTAAGTATCCTTCCAGGTCCTTTATGAACTGATAGGCTGTCCTACCAGAAAAACTACCCCTTTCTGTGGCCCACAAAAGAGCTTTTTCTTCAAGATCTGAATAGTTTATTTCCTCCATTATATCTTTAGCATAAGCCTTTACTATTTCTAAGTATTGATTTTTGTCAAAGGCATAAAAGCCCAATCTCAATCCAAACCTTTCTACGAGGGATATTACTTCTCTGTAATCCTCTTCCGGAAACCTTCCTTGTTTTTCTCTGTCTGCCACCATATGCCTTCTGTTTGATGTAGCATACACAAGCACGTTTTGTGGCCTTTCCTCTAAGTCTCCGTCCAAAAGTGATTTTAATAGTCTATACTCATCCTCTTCCGGCTCAAAGGAAAGATCATCGAAGAAGAGTATAAACCGTTTTTTGCTGCCTCTTATAGCTTCATAAAGATCCGATAAATGTTCCAATTGAGACTTATATACTTGAACCAATCTTAGACCATCTTTCCCGAGTAATCCAAGCATGGATTTTACCAGGGAAGACTTTCCTGTTCCCCTATCCCCCCATAGTAAAGCATCGTTGGCAGGATAGCCCATTACGAACTGTAGGGTGTTTCTTTTCAACTCTTCCTTTTGTCTATCTATGCATAAAAGGCTTTTAAAGTCTGGTATATGAGGATGGGCTATAGGTTGGATCTTGCCATCTTTAAACCTAAAGGCTAAAAACTCCTCAAACATGCCAAAAATAGTTTAAAATAAAAAACGATGGGAAGGAAGTTGATCCTTTTAGCTTTCCTTGTATCCTCCTGTGGTGGAGTGACGCAAGAAGAGTTAAGCTTCAAGCTATCTCAGATTAACAAAAGGATAGATCAACTGGAGGAGCAGCAAAGGAAGATTGAAGCCCAGCAGTTAAAGACAGAGAAGAGAATAGACGCACTATCTCAGAATTTGGCAAGCCTGAGGTTAGAACTTGAAAAAGCAAGAATTGAGCAGAAAGTACAGCACAGTGAAGAAAGGCATACAGAAAGAAGGGAAGAAGTAAAAACAAGCGATGCTTCGGTAAAAGCTGATACCTCAAAAGACTACGAAAGAGAATACCAAAATGCGCTGAACCTCTACAACCTCAGGCAGTTAAACCAGGCAAAGGATAAGTTCATAGAGTTTATTAAGAACAACCCCAAAACCCCCCTAACAGACAATGCTTACCTCTGGCTTGGTATAATCTATAGAGATTTAGGAGATATGCGAAGAGCGGAGGCTGTTTGGAGAACATTGGAAGAAAAGTGTAAAAAGGGCGAGCTTGTGGATTGCAACAAGCTACCTTCTGCTTACCTACAGCTTGCAAGAATATACGAAAACTCTGGAGATGCAGGAAAGGCTAAGGAATACTATGAGAAGATTCTGAACGAATTTCCCCTGTCTGATGAGGCTGGCATAGCTAAGACCAAGCTTGGTAGGTGATAGCTTATCCTGTTAAGATCTTCTCGTGTAATTCCATAAGACTCGAAACGCTACTTTTAAAATCCACGGCGGTTCTGTAGTCTTGCCTAAAAAAGTCTTTTATTGCCTTTTCGTGTTTTATAACTTTA contains:
- a CDS encoding ATP-binding protein is translated as MFEEFLAFRFKDGKIQPIAHPHIPDFKSLLCIDRQKEELKRNTLQFVMGYPANDALLWGDRGTGKSSLVKSMLGLLGKDGLRLVQVYKSQLEHLSDLYEAIRGSKKRFILFFDDLSFEPEEDEYRLLKSLLDGDLEERPQNVLVYATSNRRHMVADREKQGRFPEEDYREVISLVERFGLRLGFYAFDKNQYLEIVKAYAKDIMEEINYSDLEEKALLWATERGSFSGRTAYQFIKDLEGYLRLSQTFR
- a CDS encoding tetratricopeptide repeat protein yields the protein MGRKLILLAFLVSSCGGVTQEELSFKLSQINKRIDQLEEQQRKIEAQQLKTEKRIDALSQNLASLRLELEKARIEQKVQHSEERHTERREEVKTSDASVKADTSKDYEREYQNALNLYNLRQLNQAKDKFIEFIKNNPKTPLTDNAYLWLGIIYRDLGDMRRAEAVWRTLEEKCKKGELVDCNKLPSAYLQLARIYENSGDAGKAKEYYEKILNEFPLSDEAGIAKTKLGR